CCGCCGGCTGACCGGCCCACAGGCAGCAGCCCGGTCAGCCTCAGGCCAATGAATCGTCGCGGTTGTCCAGCGCGGCCAGACGCGCCTGCAGGTCGTCCATCTCCGCCTGGAGTTGTTCCAGCCGTTCAGTCAGGTTGAGGATGATCTCCACACCGGCCAGGTTGACGCCCAGATCGTTGGTCAGGCGGACGATCTTGTGCAGACGCTGGACATCGCGCTCGGTATAGAGGCGGAAGTTGCCGGGCGAGCGGTGGGGCACGACCAGCCCGCATTCCTCATAATTGCGCAAGGTCTGCGGGTGCAGCGCCACCAGCCGCGCCACTACACTGATCGTATAGCGAGGCTCATCCAGATCGGATTGTTCAGGCATCGCTACTCTTCCTACAGCTACAGCCAACACACCGAAGCGCCACGGCGCTATTCCGGGCGCTCCCCCAGCACCACCGGGACTTCCAGGGTGTTGCCATTGCGGATCACGGTCAGGGTCACCTCGTCGCCGGGCCGGGTATTAACCACCAGATAGCTGACGAGATCGTCCATGTCGTCCACGTACTGGCCGTTGATGGCCACGATGATGTCGCCGCCGACGTAGATCTCCCGCCCGCGCACCATCGTACCGTTGTTGGTTCCGCCGCGCAGACCGGCGCGGTCGGCGGGCGAATCGGGCGTGACCGTCTGCAATAGCACGCCGGAGGTCACCGGCAGGCCCAGCGGCTCCGCCAGCCCGGCCAGGCCAAAGCCGCCCTCCACCGCCAGGCTGGAAATCCCCAGCCAGGAATAAGCCACCCGCCCGCGCTCAATCAACTCCGGGACTACGCGCTGCACAGTGCTGGCGGGCACCGCAAAGCCGACTCCCTGGAACTGGCCGGTTTCCGTGCGGATCGCCGTGTTGACGCCGATCACGGTACCGTAGGAATCCAGCAGCGGCCCGCCGGAATTGCCGGGGTTGATCTCCGCGTCGATCTGGATGATCGACGGGTTGTTGAACGGCTGGCGGGTGGGGTCAAGCAGCTGGGCGGAAGGCAGCGTGCGGCCCAGCGCGCTGATCACGCCGTAGGTCAGCGAGCTTTCCAGCCCGAACGGGTTGCCGATGGCGATCACCCGCTGGCCGACATAGAGGGTGTCGGAATCGCCCATCATCACCGGCAGCAGGCGGCTTTCGTCCACCTGCACGCGGATCACGGCCAGATCGCTGAAATCGTCGATGCCGACCAGTTCGGCGTTGGCGACATAGCCATCACGGAAGATCACCTCGATCTCCGAAGCGCCGTTCACGACATGCGAATTGGTGACGATATGCCCCTGGCGGTCATAGATAAACCCCGACCCGCTACCGGATGGCACTGCACTGGCGTTCTCTACGGCGACCGCCACGTTGATATTGACCACCGACGGCGATACGCGGTCGTAGATATTGCTGATCAGCAGATACTCGGCATCAACGGCCTGCACGAAATCCGGGGGCAGGGGGCTGGGCGTGGGTCCCAGACCGGCAGCCCCGGCAACAGCGGGCAGCCCGTCATGGTGGGCGATCGCCTTTGGGGCGGCTGCGCCTGTCTCAGTCCTGGCGCGGTTGACCAGCGCCAGGCCGGCGGTAGCCCACAGCAGCACCACCGCGCCGATGGCCAGCGCCTGCATCCGTTTGCTCATCCGTCTCGCTCCTGTCTCACCTGGCCCATCGTCAACGGCAGTCTATCCGGCTAGGAGCCGCGCATGGCGGCCAGTCGCTCAAACAGCTCCTGCTCCTCACGGGTCAGGCTGCGCGGCACCTGAACGAGGATGCGCACGTACAGGTCGCCATGCTCGCGGCTGGCCCCAAGCCGGGGCATCCCCCGCCCGGCCAGGCGGAACTTCTGGCCGGACTGCGTACCGGGCGGCACCTTCAGGCGCACTTTGCCGCCCAGGGTGGGCACTTCCACTTCGCCGCCCAGGACAGCTGTATACAGGTCGACCGGCAGTTCCACCAGCAGGTCATCGCCGTCGCGCTTGAAGGTCGGATGTTCCTGGACGTTGACCACCAGGTACAGGTCACCAGGCGGGCCGCCATTGTAGCCGGATTCGCCCTTGCCGCTGACGCGCACCCGCGTGCCCGTCCGTGCCCCCGGCGGGATGTTCACGCTCAGCCGCCGTCCGGCGCGGTTGAAGTCGCGGCGGGTGCCATGATACGCCTCTTCCAGGCTGATGGTGATTTCCTGTTCGATGTCCCGACCTTTCATCATGGCCCCCTGGGCCGTCCCGCGAGCGCGGCTCTGCTGCCCCGTGCGGCCCCCCAGCCCGCCGCCAAAGAAGCTGTTGAGGATGTCGAAGAAGCTTTCCGCGCCGTCAAATTCATAATGAATGCTGCCGCCACCGGCCTGGCGTATGAGGTCTTCCCAGGGCACATTGCCCTGGCCGCCCATGCGCTGCCACTGCTGGTACTGGGCGCCCAGCTGGTCGTACTGGCGGCGCTTCTCTTCGTCGCTGAGGACTTCGTAGGCCTCGTTGATCTCCTTGAAACGTTCCTCAGCCTTCTTATCCCCGGGGTTGACATCCGGGTGGTACTGGCGCGCCAGCTTGCGGTAGGCTCGCTTGATATCTTTCTGGGTGGCGTCCCGGCTGACGCCGAGCACGCTGTAATAATCCTTGTACGTGGTCATGACTGTCACTTATCCCTGCGCTATCGTGGTAAGCGCATCCGGTCACATTCTAAACCTTAAGCCGATCCTTGTCAATTTTGTTATGATGGGTTTTATCATACTCTAATATGTGGCTGCCAGTACAAAAGAAACGCCGGGCCTCAAGCCAAGGCCCGGCGCTACAGGCGGTGATCCGGCGCGGTCTCAGTCGCCGGTTTCGGCAGCCGGCGCTTCCACCGTCGGGGCTGGTTCAGTTTCAGCGGACGTGCCCGGCAGGCTCAGGCCAGTTTGTTCCAGCAGGCTGGCCAGATCAAAGAGGAAGGGGGTGTTGCTGGGCACGATGATCAGGCCCACATTGTCGCTGAGGGTCTCGATGTAGCGCCACTGGATCAGGGCCGGGTTCTGGCTGATCTGCTCGTTGATCAGGCGCAGCGCTTCAGCTTCAGCCTGAGCGCGGATGCGGATGGCTTCCGCCTCGCCGTTGGCCCGTTCGATGGCGGACAGGCGTTGCCCTTCCGCCTGGTAGACGGCGGCATCACGCTGGCCCTGCGCCTGGACGCGCAACCGATCGGCTTCCTGCAGGGCGCGCAGGCGATCCTGCTCGGCGATCTGTTTCTGTTCTACCGAGCGGGCGTATTCCTCACTGAACTGGATATCGCGGATCAGAAAGTCGGTGACCAGCAAACCTTCTTCAGCAAAGCGACTTTCCAAAACTTCGCGGATGCCGGCACGGAGCGCCTCGCGCTCGGTGCTGTAGACCTGCTCAACGCCATAGCGGGAGATTTCATCCCGGATGACCCCGCGCACAGTCGGGCGCACCAGCTCGTTCTGGAAGCGGTTCTGCCAGCGCTGATGGACCAGATTGGCGTTGGCCGGGTCGATCGAGTAGATGATGGTGGCGTCGATGCGGACTTCCTGGCCGTCGGACGTGCGGGCTACCACCGCATCATCGCCCTGGCCAGCCACCCGTGACATGGTGTACTCCCGCTGGGCAACCGAGTAATAGGTTGCCTCCTGCACCACCGGGATGATGATGTGGACGCCGGGGCCGCGCGGTTCCAGCAGTTCGCCGCGCAGCGTGTCAAAGACGACGGCGACTTCTTGCGGCTGGACGATGATCACGCCCTGGCTGAAGACGCTGAAGACGACCCCAACCACCACGCCGATGATCGCCAGCCAGACGCCGGTGCGCGTGGAGCGCCGCTGCGACGCCGAAGCGACGGCCAGGCCGATGCCAGCGATCATCGCTACCCAGCCTGCCAGGGCAACAAAACCAAGAATGTTGCTGATACCCATCCCTGAACCTTTCTCCTTAATTTCCTCCGGCGGATTCTGCCCGGCATCTCCTCATCGGTTCGCCCCTGCAGAGGGGCTTGCCCGGTTGCTGAGGATATCCTGCACTGATCAGCAATACGCAGCAGGGGGCTTTTGGTTCCGGGCTGCGCATCCCCGCTGACCAGGGTCATTATAGCACGGGGTGGACGGACTTCCCGTCAGCAAGCTGATAGTGGGCTGACAACGGGCTGCTCCACAGCCAGCGCCCCGGTCTGCCCGGCGGGAAAAATCTTGACAATCGCCGCAGGGATGATTACAATGCGAACACAATCAGCCAATCCAATATGTACAGGCTGCGAACGGGAGTAGTAAGCCATCGCTGTAGCGAGCCAGGGAGAGTGCAAGCCTGGCCGGGCATCCGCAGCGAATGCCACAAGGCCGAACTCGCCCGGGAGCCGCGGCGCTGAAAATCCGGTAAGCGTCGCCGGGAACGCCCGTTATAGCACAGAGTGGATGGCACACATTCACGGGCCTGTAGCTCAGCTGGGAGAGCGCCACAATGGCATTGTGGAGGCCAAGGGTTCGAGCCCCTTCAGGTCCACACCCACGCGCGCCATCAAGCAGGGTGGTACCGCGGAGAGAAACGCCTTCGTCCCTACAAGGGGAGGAAGGCGTTTCCGGTTTTTATGCAGCTCTAAAGGAAAACTAATGGGATTCCAATGCCAGGGAGGTAGGCTTAACGGACAAAAAACAGGTGGATAGTGGCGGCTGGCGCACCTGACCGGATCGTGATATGGTGATAGAAATCATCTGATTTTTGGTATGGTAGGTGAAGGTGCTGCGCGTGTACCAGCTGCCCAGGGTGAGAAAGGGAGTGGGTGCTATGGCAGGTCAAACCAGGAAGTCAATTATTGAGCGGATTCGTGAGCTGTTGGCCGAGCTTGACCGCCTTTTTCTCCCCCAGCCTCGCCCCGTGCCTGTGCCGGTGCCGGTGCGTGTGCGGCAGGATCGTCGCCGCTAGCGCAGCAATCCGCAGGGATTTCCGGTCGGTAAGCCCGCCAGGCGCTTACCGACTTTTTTGTGTACGTGGCCCCGCCTGATGTACCATCACGCGGGCTAACAGGGAGGGTAGACGAATGTGTGATCATCCTTTGTCAGGACTGTGTCCGTTGCCGTCCTGCCTTCTCGCCCTCCACCAGCCTGACGCCCGGCGCCGGGCCTGAACTGGATCATCCTATCTTCCTGCTTGAGGCATTGACCGAAGGAGTGCCAGAAAGCGATGACTGACAAATACAACCCAGGGGAAATTGAAAAGCGCTGGCAGCAGCGCTGGGCCGAAAGCGGCCTGTACCGCCAGACGGTCGACCTGACCCGGCCCAAGCATTACGCCCTGACCATGCTGCCCTATCCGTCCGGCGACCTGCATATCGGCCACTGGTATGCCATGGCGCCTTCCGACGCGCGGGCGCGCTACATGAAGATGAAGGGCTACAACGTCCTGTTCCCGATGGGATTCGATGCGTTCGGCCTACCCGCGGAAAACGCGGCGATCAAGCGCGGCATCCATCCCAAGACCTGGACGTACGCCAATATCGAGAACATGCGCCGCCAGCTGCGTAGCATGGGCGCCATGTTCGACTGGGAGCGGGAAGCCATCTCCAGCGACCCGGAATACTATCGCTGGACGCAGTGGTTCTTCCTGCAGTTCTACAAGCACGGCCTGGCCTACCGCGCCGAAGCTGCGGTGGACTTCTGCCCGAAATGTAACACCACCCTGGCCCGTGAGCAGGTCTGGGGGGAAGACCGCCACTGCGAACGTTGCGGCACGCCTGTGATCAAAAAGAACCTGACCCAGTGGTTCTTCCGCACGACGCAGTATGCGGAAGAACTGCTGGATCACAGCAAGATCCGCTGGCCGGAGCGAGTCAGAGTCATGCAGGAGAACTGGATCGGTCGCAGCGAAGGCGCGCAGGTGACCTTCCATACGGAGGCAGGCGACCCGATCGAGGTCTTCACCACCCGTCCGGATACGCTGTGGGGTGCAACCTTCATGGTCCTGGCGCCGGAGCATCCACTGGTGGACAAGGTGACTTCCGCTGCCCAGCGTGCCGCCGTGGAAGCTTACCGGCAGGAAGCCGCTCGTAAGTCCGAGATTGATCGCACCGCCGAAGGCAAGGAAAAGACCGGTGTCTTCACCGGCGGGTATGCTATCAACCCGGTCAACGGTGAGCGTATCCCGATCTGGGTGGCCGATTACGTGCTGATCACCTACGGCAGCGGCGCGATCATGGCCGTCCCGGCCCATGACCAGCGTGACTTTGAGTTTGCCCGCAAGTACGGCATCGAAGTGCGGGTGGTGATCCAGCCGGAAGGCGCGACGCTGGACGGCGCGACTATGACCGAGGCCGCGCCCGGCGCAGGCGTAATGGTCAACAGCGGGCCGTTCAATGGCACCAGGGTGACCGAGGACAAGGGACGCCAGAACCCTGGCATCAGCGCCGTGATCGACTGGCTGGAGGAAAAAGGCATCGGTCACGAGGCGGTCAACTACCGCCTGCGCGACTGGCTGATCAGCCGCCAGCGCTACTGGGGCGCGCCGATCCCGATCATCTACTGCCCGGCATGTGGCACCGTCCCCGTGCCGGAGGAGGACCTGCCCGTCCTGCTGCCGGAAGACGTGGCGTTCATGCCAACCGGCGAATCGCCGCTGAAGTTCCACACTGGCTTCCGTAACACGACCTGTCCGCAGTGCGGCGGTCCGGCGGAACGCGAGACGGACACGATGGACACCTTCATGTGCTCCTCGTGGTACCAGTACCGCTACCTGAGTCCGCGCTATAGCGAGGGGCCGTTCGACCCGGCGGAAGCGGCCTACTGGTTGCCCGTCGACCAGTACACCGGCGGCATCGAGCACGCCACCATGCACCTGATGTACACGCGCTTTTTCACCAAGGCGATGCGCGACTGCGGCATCTTCGCCCCGACTGAGGCGGAGATGCGCCGGATCGGGCGGGAGCCGGCGGGGCTGTTCGACGAGCCGATGCTGGCCCTGTTCAACCAGGGCATGATCCTGGGTGAAGACCGCGAGAAGATGAGCAAGTCCCGCGGCAATGTGATCGACCCTGACGACCTGGTGGCTGAGTTCGGGGCGGATACCGTCCGCGCTTACCTGATGTTCGCCTTCCGCTGGGATCAGGGCGGGCCGTGGGATAGCCAGAGCATCCAGGGGCCGGTGCGCTGGCTGAATGACGTGTGGGCGCTCTTCGCCGATACCCCGCAGGTGGATGGCACGCCGGACGAGGCCCAGGTTGCCGACCTGCGCCGCAGGGTACACCAGACGATCAAGCAGGTCAGTGACGGGCTGGAGGAGTTCAGTTTTAACACCGCTATCGCCGCCCTGATGGCCCTGAAGAATACCCTGCAGGATGCGCGGCGCACGCCGGTGGTCAACAGCCCGGCCTGGGATGAGGCCCGCAACATCTACCTGCGGCTGATGGCTCCCTTCACGCCGCATATTGCTGAAGAGC
This is a stretch of genomic DNA from Anaerolineae bacterium. It encodes these proteins:
- a CDS encoding helix-turn-helix transcriptional regulator — its product is MPEQSDLDEPRYTISVVARLVALHPQTLRNYEECGLVVPHRSPGNFRLYTERDVQRLHKIVRLTNDLGVNLAGVEIILNLTERLEQLQAEMDDLQARLAALDNRDDSLA
- a CDS encoding leucine--tRNA ligase: MTDKYNPGEIEKRWQQRWAESGLYRQTVDLTRPKHYALTMLPYPSGDLHIGHWYAMAPSDARARYMKMKGYNVLFPMGFDAFGLPAENAAIKRGIHPKTWTYANIENMRRQLRSMGAMFDWEREAISSDPEYYRWTQWFFLQFYKHGLAYRAEAAVDFCPKCNTTLAREQVWGEDRHCERCGTPVIKKNLTQWFFRTTQYAEELLDHSKIRWPERVRVMQENWIGRSEGAQVTFHTEAGDPIEVFTTRPDTLWGATFMVLAPEHPLVDKVTSAAQRAAVEAYRQEAARKSEIDRTAEGKEKTGVFTGGYAINPVNGERIPIWVADYVLITYGSGAIMAVPAHDQRDFEFARKYGIEVRVVIQPEGATLDGATMTEAAPGAGVMVNSGPFNGTRVTEDKGRQNPGISAVIDWLEEKGIGHEAVNYRLRDWLISRQRYWGAPIPIIYCPACGTVPVPEEDLPVLLPEDVAFMPTGESPLKFHTGFRNTTCPQCGGPAERETDTMDTFMCSSWYQYRYLSPRYSEGPFDPAEAAYWLPVDQYTGGIEHATMHLMYTRFFTKAMRDCGIFAPTEAEMRRIGREPAGLFDEPMLALFNQGMILGEDREKMSKSRGNVIDPDDLVAEFGADTVRAYLMFAFRWDQGGPWDSQSIQGPVRWLNDVWALFADTPQVDGTPDEAQVADLRRRVHQTIKQVSDGLEEFSFNTAIAALMALKNTLQDARRTPVVNSPAWDEARNIYLRLMAPFTPHIAEELWARAGYPFSVHNQPWPVYDAAVAAEQTITLIVQINGKVRDRIEVPASISEEEARAAALASPGAQRHLAGKTPHKVIYVPARGMVSIVV
- a CDS encoding J domain-containing protein; protein product: MTTYKDYYSVLGVSRDATQKDIKRAYRKLARQYHPDVNPGDKKAEERFKEINEAYEVLSDEEKRRQYDQLGAQYQQWQRMGGQGNVPWEDLIRQAGGGSIHYEFDGAESFFDILNSFFGGGLGGRTGQQSRARGTAQGAMMKGRDIEQEITISLEEAYHGTRRDFNRAGRRLSVNIPPGARTGTRVRVSGKGESGYNGGPPGDLYLVVNVQEHPTFKRDGDDLLVELPVDLYTAVLGGEVEVPTLGGKVRLKVPPGTQSGQKFRLAGRGMPRLGASREHGDLYVRILVQVPRSLTREEQELFERLAAMRGS
- a CDS encoding PDZ domain-containing protein, which encodes MSKRMQALAIGAVVLLWATAGLALVNRARTETGAAAPKAIAHHDGLPAVAGAAGLGPTPSPLPPDFVQAVDAEYLLISNIYDRVSPSVVNINVAVAVENASAVPSGSGSGFIYDRQGHIVTNSHVVNGASEIEVIFRDGYVANAELVGIDDFSDLAVIRVQVDESRLLPVMMGDSDTLYVGQRVIAIGNPFGLESSLTYGVISALGRTLPSAQLLDPTRQPFNNPSIIQIDAEINPGNSGGPLLDSYGTVIGVNTAIRTETGQFQGVGFAVPASTVQRVVPELIERGRVAYSWLGISSLAVEGGFGLAGLAEPLGLPVTSGVLLQTVTPDSPADRAGLRGGTNNGTMVRGREIYVGGDIIVAINGQYVDDMDDLVSYLVVNTRPGDEVTLTVIRNGNTLEVPVVLGERPE